The region ATTGGGTTAAACAAATGCAGCCTCCCTATCATTAAAAATTAAAGAAGACAATAACTTAAAGTTGCCTCTCTCTTGGTGTTTTTTAGGCAGCACCGAGAATTTGTGTTTCCAGACTGTTTCTGGATACATGAATAGGAAGGATTGAGCAAGCGGAATACTTCCGAGGCTCTCCAGAAATGCCTTGGGGATAATTCTTCCAAGGATAAAGGGCGTCTGTTTCTCGAGTTTTTCCCGATGAAGAGAAGGCTGGGGAGGCGGGCCTCCCCAGACCCCTCGTTTCCCGGGCGTTCCGTCCACAAGGGACGGAGGGGTCTGGGGAGGCCCGCCTCCCCAGCCTTCTTTCTTCCTGCCCCGAGGAAACGCGCCAAAAAAAGGTTGACCCGGTCGCGCACCGCAGGCCCATCTTGCCCAGCTTCACCCCCCTGCGGCGGGAGTGCCCCTGATGACGACGACAGCCCATGTCCTGGTCGTGGACGACGATCCGGTCGTGCGCGCCGTGCTCACGGCCTGCTTGAGCCGCGCCGGCTACCGGGTGGACGAAGCCGAGGATGCCGCCGGCCTTAAGGCCTGGCTGGCCCAGGGTGGGCTCGATCTGGTGGTGCTTGATGTGAAACTCCCCGACGGCGACGGCATGGCTCTGGCCCGGGAGGTGCGGGCGCGGGGCGGCATCGGCATCATCATGGTGACAGAGCGCGGCACCCCCGACGACCGGGCTCTCGGCCTCGAAATCGGCGCCGACGACTACCTGCCCAAGCCGGTCTATCCGCGTGAACTCCTGGCCCGCGTGCGCAACGTGCTGGAGCGCCGCGCCCCCTTACGGACCGGCAGCCTGCTCGTTTTCGGCCCCTGGCGCCTTGATCCCCGCGAGCGCCGGGTGAGCGATGCCTTGGGCCGGGTCCTCGACCTGACTCCGGCTGAATTCGATCTGCTCAACGTTTTGGTCACCCGCGCCGGTCGCTTGCAAAGCCGCGACCAGTTGCAAGACGCCCTGGGCGCAGCCGACACCGACGCCGGACCGCGCAGCATCGACATCCTCATCAGCCGTTTGCGCAAAAAGCTCAACGCTCCCGAGATGATCGAGACCTGTCGGGGGCAGGGGTATCGGTTCACGGCGGCGGTCACTCGGGGGTGAACGAGCGGTGGGAGAAAGAGAAGGAAGGCTGGGGAGGCGGGCCTCCCTAGACCCCTCATTTTGGCTGGCGGGTGAGGATCCAGGCCTTTAGGGCGGCCAAGCCCTCGGGGCAGGCGGTGTCCAAGGCGGTGGCCAGGGGGCGCAGGCGGGACCAGTCGTTTTCCCGGGCGGTGTTTTCCAGGGATTTGGCCAGGGCG is a window of Pararhodospirillum photometricum DSM 122 DNA encoding:
- a CDS encoding response regulator transcription factor, which produces MTTTAHVLVVDDDPVVRAVLTACLSRAGYRVDEAEDAAGLKAWLAQGGLDLVVLDVKLPDGDGMALAREVRARGGIGIIMVTERGTPDDRALGLEIGADDYLPKPVYPRELLARVRNVLERRAPLRTGSLLVFGPWRLDPRERRVSDALGRVLDLTPAEFDLLNVLVTRAGRLQSRDQLQDALGAADTDAGPRSIDILISRLRKKLNAPEMIETCRGQGYRFTAAVTRG